In Enoplosus armatus isolate fEnoArm2 chromosome 2, fEnoArm2.hap1, whole genome shotgun sequence, one DNA window encodes the following:
- the melk gene encoding maternal embryonic leucine zipper kinase gives MPVERPEHRGADELYKYYELYETIGSGGFAKVKLGRHILTGEKVAIKIMNKKDLGDDLPRVKVEIEAMKNLSHQHVCRLYHVIETSTQIFMVLEYCPGGELFDYIIAKDRLSEEETRVFFRQIVSAMAYVHSQGYAHRDLKPENLLIDGDHNLKLIDFGLCAKPKGGLGYELMTCCGSPAYAAPELIQGKAYIGSEADVWSMGVLLFALLCGYLPFDDDNCMVLYRKIARGRYDNPQWLSPGSILLLNQMMQVDPKRRLTVRQLLDHPWVTKDYNSPVEWRSRQPLGHIDEDCITEMAVNMKRSRQSTTALVKEWRYDQTTVTYLLLLSKKQRGKPVRLRPEPTVCEDSCSPLHQGLQTRDALHFSEDEDAVIVGSLDFCSDYIDDCPWVSVTQYTPQRVRGQPDGAADNKATRLASPSVEKRCTYSPTPERGRATTQHRQERRDRDQERTSENKENISAQEKDVEIFALPPPRTPVSNKKNTRPNKNVLTTPNQNANGNGTKTNPVTPKGGGSASKEHNKKRGAEIKELANIEILAFSPERRSRSLDMAVTGDSGKKKRGGKVFGSLERGLDKMITMLTPSKRRALRDGPRKIKAQYNVTLTSQTDPDQVLNQILSILPEKNVDFTQKGYTLKCQTWGDFGKVTMAFELEVCLLHRPEVVGVRRQRLKGDAWVYKHLVEDILSTSRI, from the exons ATGCCTGTGGAAAGACCGGAGCACCGCGGAGCCGACGAGCTCTACAAATACTATGAGCTGTATGAGACCATCGGCTCAG ggggCTTTGCTAAAGTCAAGCTGGGTCGACACATCCTGACAGGAGAGAAGGTTGCCATTAAAATCATGAACAAGAAGGATCTGGGG GATGACCTGCCCCGTGTGAAGGTGGAGATCGAGGCCATGAAGAACCTGAGTCATCAGCATGTCTGTCGTCTCTACCACGTCATAGAAACCTCCACCCAGATCTTCATGGTGCTGGAG TACTGTCCAGGTGGGGAGTTGTTTGACTACATCATAGCAAAGGACCGTCTGTCAGAGGAGGAGACCAGAGTGTTTTTCAGACAGATTGTGTCTGCTATGGCCTACGTCCACAGCCAGGGATACGCACACAGGGACCTCAAACCg GAAAACTTGTTGATTGATGGAGACCACAACTTGAAGCTCATAGACTTTGGATTGTGTGCCAAACCTAAG ggAGGTTTGGGTTATGAGCTGATGACGTGCTGTGGGAGCCCTGCATACGCTGCTCCTGAACTCATCCAGGGAAAAGCATATATCGGTTCAGAG GCGGATGTGTGGAGTATGGGAGTGCTGCTGTTCGCTCTGCTCTGTGGATACCTGCCCTTTGATGACGACAACTGCATGGTCCTCTACAGGAAGATTGCC AGAGGCAGATATGATAACCCCCAGTGGCTCTCTCCTGGTAGTATCCTCCTCCTCAACCAGATGATGCAG GTGGACCCCAAGCGGCGTCTTACTGTTCGACAGCTGCTGGACCATCCGTGGGTAACGAAAGACTACAACAGTCCCGTGGAGTGGCGCAGCAGGCAgccg CTTGGCCACATAGATGAGGACTGTATCACTGAGATGGCTGTCAACATGAAACGATCGAGGCAGAGCACCACAGCGCTGGTCAAGGag TGGCGGTATGACCAGACCACAGTCAcctacctgctgctgctgtcaaagAAGCAGAGAGGTAAACCTGTCCGCCTGCGCCCTGAACCAACCGTCTGTGAGGACTCCTGCTCTCCACTGCACCAGGGACTACAG ACCAGGGACGCCCTTCACTTCAGTGAGGATGAAGACGCCGTGATTGTGGGTTCTCTGGACTTTTGCTCAGACTACATTGATGATTGCCCATGGGTTTCAGTCACACAGTATACACCCcagagggtcagaggtcagccagATGGAGCTGCAGACAACAAAGCGACA AGGCTGGCATCTCCATCAGTGGAGAAAAGATGTACTTACAGCCCGACCCCAGAGAGGGGGCGAGCGACGACACAGCACCGCcaggagaggagggacagagaccAAGAACGGACCAGTGAGAACAAGGAGAATATTTCTGCGCAGGAGaaagatgttgaaatatttgcATTGCCTCCTCCTCGAACTCCTGTGTCCAATAAGAAGAACACACGACCCAACAAGAATGTGTTGACCACACCCAATCAAAATGCTAACGGCAATGGCACTAAAACCAACCCAGTCACACCTAAAG gtggAGGCAGTGCCTCTAAAGAGCACAACAAGAAGAGGGGAGCAGAGATCAAGGAACTTGCAAACATTGAAATACTGGCATTCAGTCCTGAGCGAAG GTCTCGCTCTTTGGACATGGCCGTTACGGGAGACAgcgggaagaagaagagaggaggaaaggtgtTCGGTTCCCTGGAGAGAGGCCTGGATAAGATGATCACCATGCTCACTCCCAGCAAGAGGCGAGCCCTGCGTGACGGCCCGCGCAAGATCAAG GCGCAGTACAACGTTACTCTGACCAGTCAGACCGACCCAGACCAGGTCCTTAACCAGATCCTCTCCATCCTGCCGGAGAAAAACGTTGATTTCACTCAGAAAGG GTACACCCTGAAGTGTCAGACCTGGGGCGACTTTGGGAAGGTAACCATGGCGTTTGAGCTGGAGGTGTGCCTGCTGCACAGGCCGGAGGTCGTCGGGGTCCGCCGCCAGAGGCTGAAGGGAGATGCCTGGGTCTACAAGCACCTGGTGGAGGACATCCTCTCCACATCCAGGATCTGA